A single Phragmites australis chromosome 4, lpPhrAust1.1, whole genome shotgun sequence DNA region contains:
- the LOC133916072 gene encoding 2-oxoglutarate-dependent dioxygenase 11-like isoform X1: MAEARTIGSLPVANVQALAATCNGLDEQVPERYLRTEASSDEIIAGDDSGSAIPIIDLDKLLDPQSLEAECVKLGSACQNWGIFQLVNHGVPDEVTRNLMSDIAEFFKLPLEAKKECSQQPGSLEGYGQAFVVSEDQKLDWADMLYLQVQPSASRDFRFWPTHPASFRHSVNVYSSEAAKLTCRLLEFMAKGVGVEPATLRGVFEGQGQPQGMRVNYYPPCQDADRVLGLSPHTDPGGLTLLLQMNNDVQGLQVKKDGKWFAVVALDDAIIVNVGDVLEILSNGKFRSVEHRAVIHPNKERISVAMFHNPCQNLMLGPLPELVKGDKMRYKSTSYQDFLIQYFTAKLDGRDHLERLKLE; this comes from the exons ATGGCGGAAGCAAGAACCATTGGGTCTCTCCCGGTGGCTAACGTGCAGGCGCTTGCAGCGACTTGCAACGGGCTTGATGAACAGGTACCGGAGAGGTACCTCCGCACGGAGGCTAGTTCCGACGAGATCATCGCCGGCGATGACAGTGGTTCGGCAATTCCGATCATCGATCTCGACAAGTTGCTGGACCCACAGTCATTGGAAGCGGAGTGCGTGAAGCTGGGATCTGCCTGTCAGAACTGGGGCATCTTTCAG CTCGTCAACCATGGAGTGCCAGATGAAGTGACTAGAAACCTGATGAGTGACATAGCTGAGTTCTTCAAGCTGCCACTTGAAGCCAAGAAGGAATGCTCACAACAACCTGGCAGTCTTGAAGGCTATGGCCAAGCATTTGTTGTGTCCGAGGACCAGAAGCTGGACTGGGCAGACATGCTGTACCTTCAGGTTCAGCCGAGTGCGTCGCGGGACTTTCGGTTCTGGCCTACTCACCCTGCATCCTTCAG GCATTCCGTAAATGTATACTCCTCGGAGGCTGCGAAGCTAACGTGTCGCTTGCTGGAGTTCATGGCTAAGGGCGTGGGCGTGGAGCCGGCGACGCTGCGAGGCGTGTTTGAAGGACAGGGACAGCCTCAGGGCATGAGAGTGAACTACTACCCGCCGTGCCAGGATGCTGACCGGGTGCTGGGCCTGTCGCCGCACACCGACCCAGGTGGCCTGACGCTGCTGCTGCAGATGAACAACGACGTCCAGGGCCTGCAGGTCAAGAAGGACGGCAAGTGGTTCGCCGTGGTCGCTCTCGATGACGCCATCATCGTCAACGTCGGCGATGTGCTCGAG ATCTTGAGTAATGGGAAGTTCAGAAGTGTTGAGCATAGGGCTGTGATACACCCAAACAAAGAGCGGATTTCTGTGGCAATGTTCCACAATCCTTGCCAGAATCTGATGCTTGGCCCTCTGCCGGAGCTCGTGAAAGGCGACAAAATGCGGTACAAATCGACGAGTTACCAGGATTTCTTGATACAATATTTTACAGCAAAGCTTGATGGAAGGGACCACCTAGAGAGACTGAAGCTGGAGTAG